A single Herpetosiphonaceae bacterium DNA region contains:
- a CDS encoding PxKF domain-containing protein: MNSQPMMIKRFNTLRLFTVLGMVLGLFAPLTPTTSVSAASVSSASFTGGTSTINVSGTLYAKNGGALTLTVVTDSTTKCVEVVGAHTATQSSNTVKSSWTFSFTAGSGDGVRTVTTTAYRSFNGQGKCTANAGESVGAYPASYILDNTGPVVTAALTPAANAAGWNNSNVSIAWTASDAGSGVASGPIPATDSQQQNTPGVPKSAIATDRLGNTGSASVTVKLDKTAPSINASRTPDPNSFGWNNSSVTIEFTCADALSGIKSCTGGGSVTLSSEGANQSVPGTAIDNADNTNNTGVSGINIDTTDPTLSGAPTTAPNAAGWYKNDVTIDWTAADTLSGIVAEPANSTIGGEGTDLIARETVSDRAGNTTSATSPAVKIDRTAPNTSATAPTSWNNTNVTVSLNAADNSSGVKATYFKLNGGAQQTGTSVAISAEGIHSLQFWSEDQAGNVEAAKSVQVKIDRTPPTINHTQSPAANILGWNNSNVTVTFTCADSGGSGVASCTAPQTVTTEGQSQAVTGTATDHAGNTATDPATVSIDKTRPTATAAADRSANSLGWYNDNVTVTFTCADALSGLYSCSASQTLGEGANQSATGAASDAAGNVSEAAVVSGINVDKTAPTLSGAATTAPNANGWYNGDVTVHWTAADSLSGLASAAPDASTIVGEGDDLSSSTSVSDKAGNSASTTVKGIKIDRTAPSTLASVPAPLDSGWYAAGFNVTLNGIDTMSGVDKTYYSVNGGAAHVYSGSFNHNTPGVSTITFWSVDQAGNVEDKAAPGHSITLKIDNLPPAIQGIRSPAANGFGWNNVPVTVSFTCADGESGLASGVAGCTDAVTLSNEGASQSVVGNALDNAGNSSSAKVEDINIDTTVPTLSGAPTTNANAAGWYKGDVTIAWTAQDGLAGIDPATQPADSVITGQGSSLSAGPVSIADKAGNSTSATVGGIKIDRTAPTISGATVNDNGTARSANAAGWFNSAVRVRFTCADTLSGVQECASDVLLTDDGVSQRASGTATDKADNSASATVSGIKIDSQAPQTSANNQCDSKNGWCKGQTATVVLTAADQSGLSGVKEIRYSVNGGPVQSATGSTANVNVPLAARSGLATVKFYAVDNAGNSELESGVSLKFDNIAPTMSHTLNPTANAAGWNKADVTVHFDATDDDGGSGVDPSTVTPDQSVSTETAGQTINGEAYDLAGNKGTDAVTVRLDKTAPTISGAATTAPNANGWYNSSVTVKFTCADALSGVATCPADQMLTANAANQSITGKAIDKADNAQDVAVTGINIDSVAPTITINGLKAIYTLGEAAALSCTATDSGSGLDSPCAISVSGGTANGVGTFNYTATATDKAGNLKTESGTYKVIYKWGGFQQPINDTAHQIGTSTSIFKGGSTVPVKLQLKKADGSIVQSNTLPQWLTPAKGSPTTAQVDESVYSDPATGGSTYKYDATAQQYIYNWSTKGAAVGYYHRIGVTLDDGQTYYVNIGLR, translated from the coding sequence ATGAACAGTCAACCCATGATGATCAAAAGGTTCAACACGCTTAGGCTATTCACAGTCCTGGGCATGGTGCTTGGTTTATTTGCACCGCTCACGCCGACCACGAGCGTGAGTGCCGCGTCGGTTAGCTCGGCCTCGTTCACCGGCGGCACCAGCACCATCAACGTGAGTGGTACTTTATACGCGAAGAATGGCGGCGCGCTGACTCTGACAGTCGTGACCGATAGTACGACCAAGTGTGTCGAAGTAGTGGGCGCTCATACCGCCACCCAAAGCTCGAACACGGTGAAGTCGTCTTGGACCTTCTCGTTCACTGCTGGCTCCGGCGACGGCGTGCGGACGGTAACAACGACCGCCTATCGGAGCTTTAACGGCCAAGGCAAATGTACGGCGAATGCAGGCGAGAGCGTGGGTGCGTACCCAGCCTCGTACATTCTTGATAACACTGGCCCGGTCGTGACGGCGGCGCTGACTCCCGCCGCGAACGCCGCAGGCTGGAATAACAGCAATGTTTCGATCGCCTGGACGGCCAGCGATGCAGGCTCCGGTGTTGCCAGCGGACCTATTCCCGCTACCGACAGCCAGCAGCAGAATACCCCAGGTGTCCCCAAGAGCGCGATTGCGACCGACCGGCTGGGCAACACCGGCAGCGCCTCGGTGACAGTCAAGCTCGACAAGACAGCGCCCTCGATCAATGCCAGTCGCACCCCGGACCCTAATAGCTTCGGCTGGAACAACAGCAGCGTGACGATTGAATTCACCTGCGCCGATGCGCTCTCTGGAATCAAGAGTTGTACCGGCGGCGGCTCCGTAACGCTGTCCAGCGAAGGTGCAAATCAGTCGGTTCCTGGCACCGCTATTGACAATGCTGACAACACGAATAACACTGGCGTGAGTGGCATCAACATCGACACGACGGATCCGACCTTGAGCGGTGCTCCGACGACCGCGCCGAATGCAGCCGGGTGGTACAAGAACGACGTGACGATCGACTGGACCGCCGCCGACACGCTTTCGGGCATCGTAGCGGAGCCAGCCAATAGCACGATCGGCGGCGAGGGCACGGACCTGATCGCTAGGGAGACGGTCAGCGACAGGGCGGGCAACACGACAAGCGCCACCAGCCCGGCGGTGAAGATCGACCGCACCGCGCCCAACACATCCGCGACAGCGCCGACGAGTTGGAACAATACCAACGTCACGGTGAGCCTCAACGCCGCCGATAACTCGTCGGGCGTCAAAGCCACCTACTTCAAGCTCAACGGCGGCGCGCAGCAGACAGGCACCAGCGTCGCGATCAGCGCCGAGGGCATCCATAGCCTCCAGTTCTGGAGCGAAGATCAGGCCGGTAACGTCGAGGCTGCGAAGTCGGTCCAGGTCAAGATCGACCGGACGCCGCCGACGATCAACCATACCCAGTCGCCAGCGGCAAATATCCTGGGCTGGAACAACAGCAATGTGACCGTCACCTTTACCTGTGCTGATAGCGGCGGCTCCGGCGTCGCAAGCTGCACCGCGCCCCAGACCGTGACCACCGAAGGCCAGAGTCAGGCCGTGACGGGCACCGCGACCGACCATGCTGGCAATACCGCGACCGATCCGGCAACGGTGAGCATCGATAAGACCAGGCCGACGGCGACGGCTGCCGCCGATCGTAGCGCCAACTCCCTTGGCTGGTACAACGACAATGTCACTGTTACCTTCACCTGCGCCGACGCGCTCTCCGGCCTGTATAGCTGCTCCGCTTCTCAGACGTTGGGCGAGGGCGCGAACCAGAGCGCCACGGGCGCGGCCAGTGACGCCGCAGGCAACGTCAGCGAAGCGGCTGTCGTCTCCGGCATCAACGTGGACAAGACCGCGCCGACGCTGAGCGGCGCTGCGACGACCGCGCCGAACGCCAACGGTTGGTACAACGGCGATGTGACTGTTCACTGGACGGCGGCGGACTCGCTCTCTGGACTCGCATCGGCTGCTCCTGACGCCAGCACGATCGTCGGCGAAGGCGACGACCTTTCCTCCAGCACCTCGGTCAGCGACAAGGCGGGCAACAGCGCCAGCACGACAGTCAAGGGGATCAAGATCGACCGCACCGCGCCGAGCACCCTCGCCAGCGTTCCCGCGCCGCTCGATAGCGGCTGGTACGCGGCTGGCTTCAATGTCACTCTGAACGGCATTGATACCATGTCGGGTGTTGACAAGACCTATTACAGCGTCAACGGCGGCGCTGCCCACGTGTACAGCGGCTCGTTCAACCATAACACTCCCGGCGTCAGCACCATCACCTTCTGGAGCGTGGACCAGGCTGGAAACGTTGAGGACAAGGCTGCGCCAGGTCACAGCATCACGCTCAAGATCGATAACCTGCCGCCAGCGATCCAGGGCATCCGCTCACCTGCGGCTAACGGCTTCGGCTGGAATAATGTCCCCGTGACGGTCAGCTTCACCTGCGCCGATGGCGAGTCCGGCCTGGCGTCAGGCGTGGCGGGCTGCACGGACGCCGTGACGCTGAGCAACGAGGGCGCGAGCCAGTCCGTTGTCGGCAATGCGCTCGACAATGCCGGTAACAGCAGCAGCGCCAAGGTTGAGGATATCAACATCGACACGACGGTTCCGACGCTGAGCGGTGCTCCGACGACTAACGCCAACGCTGCGGGCTGGTACAAGGGCGATGTGACGATCGCGTGGACCGCACAGGATGGCCTCGCAGGCATCGACCCGGCGACACAGCCAGCCGATAGCGTGATCACCGGCCAGGGCAGCAGCCTGAGCGCCGGACCTGTCAGCATCGCAGACAAGGCGGGCAACAGCACCAGCGCGACAGTCGGCGGCATCAAGATCGACCGCACCGCGCCGACGATCAGCGGTGCTACAGTCAACGACAATGGCACGGCGCGCAGCGCCAACGCAGCAGGCTGGTTCAACAGCGCCGTCCGCGTCCGCTTCACCTGCGCCGATACCCTCTCAGGCGTGCAGGAGTGCGCAAGCGATGTGCTGCTCACCGACGATGGTGTGAGCCAGCGCGCCAGCGGCACCGCGACTGATAAGGCCGACAACAGCGCCAGCGCAACGGTCAGCGGCATCAAGATCGATAGCCAGGCACCGCAGACATCCGCAAATAACCAGTGCGACAGCAAGAATGGCTGGTGCAAGGGACAGACCGCAACGGTCGTCCTCACGGCTGCCGATCAGTCTGGCCTCTCAGGCGTGAAGGAGATCCGCTACAGCGTCAACGGCGGCCCTGTGCAGAGCGCGACCGGCTCAACCGCGAATGTGAATGTTCCGCTCGCAGCGCGCAGCGGCCTCGCGACGGTCAAATTCTACGCCGTGGACAACGCAGGCAACAGCGAGCTAGAGAGCGGCGTGTCGCTCAAGTTCGACAACATTGCGCCGACAATGTCGCACACGCTCAACCCAACAGCAAATGCCGCCGGTTGGAACAAGGCGGACGTGACGGTTCACTTCGATGCGACGGATGATGATGGCGGCTCTGGCGTGGACCCCAGCACAGTAACGCCCGATCAGTCGGTCAGCACGGAGACAGCAGGCCAGACGATCAACGGCGAGGCCTACGACCTGGCGGGTAACAAAGGCACCGATGCCGTGACGGTCAGGCTCGACAAGACAGCGCCGACGATCAGCGGCGCGGCCACGACCGCCCCGAACGCCAACGGTTGGTACAACAGTTCTGTGACGGTGAAATTCACGTGCGCCGATGCGCTCTCAGGTGTTGCGACCTGCCCCGCCGATCAAATGCTGACGGCCAACGCTGCGAACCAGTCGATCACTGGCAAGGCGATTGACAAGGCCGACAACGCGCAGGATGTTGCGGTCACTGGCATCAACATCGACTCGGTTGCGCCGACGATCACGATCAACGGGCTGAAGGCAATCTACACGCTCGGCGAGGCGGCGGCGCTCTCCTGCACCGCAACCGATAGCGGCTCTGGCCTCGACAGCCCATGCGCGATCAGCGTCAGCGGCGGTACTGCCAACGGCGTCGGCACGTTCAACTACACGGCGACGGCGACCGATAAGGCTGGCAACCTGAAGACCGAATCGGGCACCTACAAGGTGATCTACAAGTGGGGCGGCTTCCAGCAGCCGATCAATGATACCGCCCACCAGATCGGCACCAGCACCAGCATCTTCAAGGGTGGCAGCACCGTACCGGTCAAGTTACAGCTCAAGAAGGCCGACGGCTCAATCGTTCAGTCTAATACCTTGCCGCAGTGGTTGACTCCGGCCAAGGGCAGCCCAACGACGGCTCAGGTGGATGAGAGCGTGTACAGCGATCCGGCGACAGGCGGAAGCACGTACAAGTACGATGCGACGGCTCAGCAGTACATCTACAACTGGAGCACCAAGGGTGCGGCGGTCGGCTACTACCACCGCATCGGCGTCACCCTGGACGACGGCCAGACCTACTACGTCAATATCGGTCTGCGGTAG
- a CDS encoding TIGR03560 family F420-dependent LLM class oxidoreductase, whose amino-acid sequence MLEVALMLEGQNGLNWPRWQRIARAAEDLGFAGLYRSDHFTNSNPPDIDSLELWVSLTWLASHTQRIEFGPLVAPVSFRHPVIMARMASAVDDLSGGRLTLGMGTGWQEREHRNFGFELLELPQRFARFEEALDVTTRLLHGDEPVSFAGNFYRLHEAILLPRPQRPGGPPILIGGNGPRRTLPLVARYAREWNALFISPARFAELNARLDALLHEQSRQPSEVRRSLMTNVVFGRDDAEVQRKLNGRDAAELRGRGVLVGTGAEVVEQLGRLAEAGVQRVMLQWLDLDDLDGIETLARAVVGQV is encoded by the coding sequence ATGCTTGAGGTTGCATTGATGCTCGAAGGCCAGAACGGCCTGAACTGGCCGCGCTGGCAGCGGATCGCGCGGGCGGCGGAAGATCTTGGCTTTGCGGGCCTGTACCGCTCCGATCATTTCACCAACTCCAACCCGCCCGACATCGACTCGCTGGAGCTGTGGGTGTCGCTGACGTGGCTGGCAAGCCATACGCAGCGGATCGAGTTCGGGCCGCTGGTCGCGCCAGTCTCGTTCCGCCACCCGGTGATCATGGCGCGCATGGCGAGCGCGGTGGACGATCTATCGGGCGGGCGGCTGACGCTCGGCATGGGCACGGGCTGGCAGGAGCGTGAGCATCGCAACTTCGGCTTCGAGCTGCTGGAGCTGCCGCAGCGTTTCGCGCGCTTCGAGGAGGCGCTGGATGTTACCACGCGGCTGCTCCACGGCGACGAGCCGGTTTCGTTCGCGGGCAATTTCTACCGGCTGCACGAGGCAATTCTGCTGCCGCGTCCGCAGCGGCCCGGCGGCCCTCCGATTCTGATCGGCGGCAACGGTCCCAGACGCACGCTGCCGCTGGTGGCGCGCTACGCCCGCGAGTGGAACGCCCTGTTCATCTCTCCGGCCAGGTTCGCCGAGCTAAACGCCAGGCTGGACGCGCTGCTGCACGAGCAAAGCCGACAGCCCAGCGAGGTGCGCCGCTCGCTGATGACCAACGTCGTGTTTGGCCGCGACGACGCCGAAGTGCAGCGCAAGCTCAACGGTCGCGACGCCGCCGAGCTGCGCGGGCGCGGGGTGCTGGTGGGCACGGGCGCGGAGGTGGTGGAGCAGCTTGGACGGCTGGCCGAGGCAGGCGTGCAGCGCGTGATGCTCCAGTGGCTCGATCTGGATGATCTGGATGGGATCGAGACGCTGGCGCGGGCAGTGGTGGGGCAGGTGTAG
- a CDS encoding TIGR01777 family oxidoreductase: MADTKRVVITGATGLIGKRLCEQLKAKGYQIVVFSRDPQQARRSLPGAAEYITWTPAEEGPWTGAIDGAYGVIHLAGAPIIGKRWSAAYKAEIRNSRVIGTRGLVNAMRAAQHRPQVFVSGSAVGYYGARDDTKLDESAAPGDDFLARTCIEWEREAAKAEELGIRTAIVRTGIVLDPREGALPQMLLPFRFYAGGPILPGTQWFPWIHVDDEIGLIMLALEDQRVRGPLNAAAPESQTNRDFSATLGRVMRSPSWFPVPGFALRIVLGEVSGMLAEGQRVIPKKALDLGYQFKYPNSEQALRQLLRKGA, encoded by the coding sequence ATGGCTGATACAAAACGTGTAGTTATTACGGGAGCGACCGGCCTGATTGGGAAGCGGCTATGCGAGCAGCTCAAGGCGAAAGGCTATCAGATCGTGGTCTTCTCGCGCGATCCGCAGCAGGCGCGGCGCTCACTGCCGGGCGCTGCGGAGTATATCACGTGGACGCCCGCCGAGGAAGGGCCGTGGACCGGCGCGATCGACGGCGCGTACGGCGTGATCCACCTGGCGGGAGCGCCGATCATCGGCAAGCGCTGGAGCGCCGCTTACAAGGCCGAGATCCGCAACAGCCGGGTGATCGGCACGCGCGGGCTGGTCAACGCGATGCGCGCAGCGCAGCACAGGCCGCAGGTCTTCGTCAGCGGCTCGGCGGTCGGCTACTACGGCGCTCGCGACGACACGAAGCTGGACGAGAGCGCGGCTCCCGGCGACGATTTCCTGGCTCGGACGTGCATCGAGTGGGAGCGCGAGGCAGCCAAAGCCGAGGAGCTGGGTATTCGCACGGCGATCGTCCGCACCGGCATCGTGCTCGATCCACGGGAGGGCGCGCTTCCGCAAATGCTGCTGCCCTTCCGCTTCTACGCGGGCGGCCCGATCTTGCCCGGCACGCAGTGGTTTCCCTGGATTCACGTTGACGACGAGATCGGCTTGATTATGCTGGCACTTGAGGATCAGCGCGTGCGCGGCCCGCTCAACGCCGCCGCGCCGGAGTCGCAGACCAACCGCGATTTTAGCGCGACGCTCGGCAGAGTGATGCGCTCGCCTTCATGGTTTCCGGTGCCCGGCTTTGCGCTGCGGATCGTGCTGGGCGAGGTGTCCGGAATGCTGGCCGAGGGCCAGCGGGTGATCCCCAAAAAGGCGCTTGATCTCGGCTATCAGTTCAAGTATCCGAACTCGGAGCAGGCGCTCCGCCAACTGCTGCGGAAGGGCGCGTAA
- a CDS encoding alpha/beta fold hydrolase, which translates to MPTADLDGISIFYHDEGQGEPLLLIHGFPLSSDLYQPQRAALSRRFRVITPDLRGMGRSDALPGGYSIDVYADDLVALLDHLGIGQAIVGGMSMGGYVLFALLRRHPDRVKGIILLDTKAAADTEEGRAGRYKMAEQARSEGTSAIADAMLPKMLTEQTREQQPELAQFVREMMATTSVEGIVGALESMAARPDSTPLLGSIAVPTLIVVGREDQVTPLAVAQEMQQAIPGAQLVIIDGAAHAANLERPAAVNQAIEEWATEWT; encoded by the coding sequence ATGCCAACGGCTGATCTCGACGGAATCTCGATCTTTTACCATGACGAAGGCCAGGGCGAGCCGCTGCTGCTGATCCACGGCTTTCCGCTCTCAAGCGATCTCTACCAGCCGCAGCGCGCGGCGCTCAGCCGCCGCTTTCGGGTGATCACGCCCGATCTGCGCGGCATGGGTCGCAGCGATGCGCTCCCCGGCGGCTACTCGATCGACGTCTACGCCGATGACCTGGTGGCGCTGCTCGATCATCTCGGCATCGGTCAGGCGATCGTCGGGGGCATGTCGATGGGCGGCTACGTGCTCTTCGCGCTGCTGCGTCGGCATCCCGATCGGGTCAAGGGGATCATTCTGCTCGATACCAAGGCCGCAGCCGATACCGAGGAAGGCCGGGCTGGCCGCTACAAGATGGCGGAGCAGGCCCGCAGTGAGGGCACCAGCGCGATTGCCGACGCGATGCTGCCCAAGATGCTGACCGAGCAGACCCGCGAGCAGCAGCCGGAGCTGGCACAGTTCGTGCGCGAGATGATGGCGACCACGTCCGTCGAGGGTATCGTCGGCGCGCTGGAGTCGATGGCGGCGCGGCCCGACTCGACGCCGCTGCTCGGCTCGATCGCGGTGCCCACGCTGATCGTCGTCGGGCGCGAGGATCAGGTGACGCCGCTCGCGGTTGCCCAGGAGATGCAGCAGGCGATCCCCGGCGCGCAGCTTGTGATCATCGACGGCGCGGCCCACGCGGCCAACCTCGAACGACCCGCCGCCGTCAACCAGGCGATCGAGGAGTGGGCCACAGAGTGGACATGA
- a CDS encoding pentapeptide repeat-containing protein, with protein sequence MLAPELLAHLLAKAALLATDPGTTRLNAVDLNPPALRGSELCGAQLEGADLRDSDLRGADLSRARLRYANVRLVDLTYACLAEADLREADLSYANLSSADLSNADLCGANLTEAILSGANLSHANLRGACLRNANLLDANFAGAHLSEIDVRGAILPDGFRYD encoded by the coding sequence ATGCTTGCGCCTGAGCTGCTTGCCCATCTGCTGGCGAAGGCGGCGCTGCTTGCAACCGATCCCGGCACGACCCGCCTCAATGCTGTCGATCTCAATCCTCCCGCGCTGCGCGGCTCGGAATTGTGCGGGGCACAGCTTGAAGGCGCGGATCTGCGCGACTCCGATCTGCGCGGCGCGGATCTGTCCCGCGCCAGGCTGCGCTACGCCAACGTGCGGCTCGTCGATCTGACCTATGCCTGCCTCGCCGAGGCCGATCTGCGCGAGGCGGACCTGTCGTACGCGAACTTGAGCAGCGCCGACCTGAGCAACGCCGATCTGTGTGGCGCGAACCTGACGGAGGCGATACTCAGCGGCGCGAACTTAAGCCATGCCAATCTGCGCGGCGCGTGCCTCCGGAACGCCAATCTGCTCGACGCCAATTTCGCAGGCGCTCACCTGAGTGAGATCGATGTGCGTGGCGCGATCTTGCCCGATGGCTTCAGATATGACTGA
- a CDS encoding FAD-dependent oxidoreductase: MQSVDVVIIGSGVIGASVAYHLAARGCSNILVIDSGSEPGTGSTGSATGGFRAQFSSETNVRLSLLSREKLRRFPEECGVDSGYRPYGYLFVTHQQMVLDALLAAQKIQRAAGLHEVEAVSPTEIRQINPAIDTEDLLGGVFCPTDGFIRPMALMHGYMERAKELGVRFACGTSCTSFQMDASRITAVCTPSATIAAGCVVNAAGAWAASVARYAGIDLPVTPLRRQVALTAPCDLLPEQMPMTVFADDGFHLRVRDGRILLAWPDQPATADRFDTTVSNLWVEQVTRRAHRSVPCLARTIIDRQHCWAGLYEMSPDKHALLGPAPGVENFYLVNGSSGHGVMHAPALGQLLAEIMLDGQASTLDTYALRPSRFAEGQPNSTLELL, translated from the coding sequence ATGCAATCTGTTGATGTGGTCATCATTGGATCGGGTGTCATCGGCGCGAGCGTCGCCTACCATCTTGCCGCGCGCGGCTGTTCCAACATTCTGGTCATCGACTCTGGCTCGGAGCCGGGGACGGGAAGCACGGGCAGCGCGACGGGCGGCTTTCGCGCCCAGTTCAGCTCTGAGACGAACGTCCGGCTGTCGCTGCTCTCGCGCGAGAAGCTGCGCCGCTTTCCAGAAGAGTGCGGCGTCGATTCGGGCTATCGGCCCTATGGCTATCTGTTTGTTACGCACCAGCAGATGGTGCTCGACGCACTGCTGGCCGCGCAGAAGATTCAGCGAGCGGCTGGCCTGCATGAAGTTGAGGCTGTATCCCCAACAGAGATCCGGCAGATTAATCCCGCGATCGACACGGAGGACCTGCTGGGCGGCGTGTTCTGCCCTACCGATGGCTTTATCCGGCCCATGGCGCTGATGCACGGCTACATGGAGCGCGCAAAGGAGCTTGGCGTCAGGTTCGCCTGCGGCACGTCATGCACGAGCTTCCAGATGGACGCTAGCCGTATCACGGCGGTCTGCACGCCATCGGCAACGATTGCAGCGGGCTGTGTTGTTAATGCCGCTGGAGCCTGGGCCGCGTCGGTAGCCCGCTACGCAGGCATCGATCTGCCGGTCACTCCGCTGCGCCGCCAGGTTGCGCTCACCGCGCCCTGCGATCTGCTGCCGGAGCAGATGCCGATGACGGTCTTCGCCGATGACGGCTTTCATCTACGGGTCCGCGACGGACGTATCCTGCTTGCGTGGCCGGATCAGCCAGCGACCGCCGACCGCTTCGATACCACAGTTTCCAATCTGTGGGTCGAGCAGGTCACGCGCCGCGCGCATCGATCGGTGCCGTGTCTAGCCAGAACAATCATCGATCGTCAGCATTGCTGGGCAGGACTGTATGAGATGTCGCCCGACAAGCATGCGCTGCTAGGCCCGGCACCGGGCGTTGAGAACTTCTACCTCGTCAATGGCTCCTCCGGCCACGGCGTGATGCATGCGCCCGCGCTAGGGCAGCTTCTAGCTGAGATCATGCTCGATGGACAGGCCAGCACGCTCGACACGTATGCACTGCGACCGAGCCGCTTCGCGGAAGGACAGCCAAACAGCACCCTGGAGCTGCTCTAG
- a CDS encoding ATP-dependent RecD-like DNA helicase, whose amino-acid sequence MAILEGSLERITYHNADTGYTVARVQPVGKRYLVAVVGKLLGVQVGESLRLEGEWASHPEHGKQFNVVGWQAMLPADVEGIRKYLGSGLIKGIGPKTAERIVDTFGVDTLRVIEQQPERLREVSGLGRKKIDDITRAWHEQQGIKALMTLLQSHNITPSLAIRIYRHYAEQALTIVQDHPYRLADEVFGIGFLTADEIAQAQGVPYDDAFRIGAGIRHVLSEAANDGHCYLPRDELLPRAARILQVDEAAVLATLQNIDAAGEVHVDDVDGVPAIYLLPFYRAELGVANSIRIIQSTPSPLLQQSRRMDWARLWDQLAAESGFRLTEKQQAAVKAALSTKLLVLTGGPGTGKTSTMRAIIVLLEKLNKRYVLASPTGRAAKRLSEATGAEAKTIHRLLEYSPIGGGGQQFKRDRDNPLPCDMLVVDEASMLDVLLCNSLLKAVPPSAHVLFVGDVDQLPSVGPGNVLHDLIESWAVTTVQLDRVFRQAEGSGIITNAHRINHGEQPQLRGLDDFFFFPRPQPDACAELVVDLVCNRIPRRFGCDPRRAIQVLSPMHRGPAGVQSLNKLLQEALNPPHPTKTERTWGETIFRLGDRVMQVRNNYDLDVYNGDVGEIVSIDRDDQKLTVRFEEARGAREVSYDWAYLDELQLAYALSIHKSQGGEYPVVVVPLLRQHFVLLQRNLLYTAITRAKHTVVLVGDQQAIEIAVENNRVAQRYTGLQRRLRV is encoded by the coding sequence ATGGCAATCCTCGAAGGCTCTCTGGAGCGAATTACGTATCATAATGCCGACACCGGCTACACCGTCGCGCGCGTGCAGCCCGTCGGGAAGCGCTACCTTGTCGCGGTCGTCGGCAAGCTGCTCGGCGTACAGGTCGGCGAGTCGCTGCGCCTTGAGGGTGAGTGGGCCAGCCATCCTGAGCACGGCAAGCAGTTCAACGTCGTGGGCTGGCAGGCGATGCTGCCCGCCGATGTCGAGGGCATTCGCAAGTACCTCGGCTCCGGCCTGATCAAAGGGATCGGACCCAAGACCGCCGAGCGGATCGTCGATACCTTCGGCGTCGACACGCTGCGCGTGATCGAGCAGCAGCCGGAGCGGCTGCGCGAGGTGTCGGGCCTGGGCCGCAAGAAGATCGACGATATTACGCGCGCCTGGCACGAGCAGCAGGGCATCAAGGCGCTGATGACGCTGCTGCAAAGCCACAATATCACGCCCTCGCTGGCGATCCGCATCTATCGCCACTACGCCGAGCAGGCGCTGACGATCGTCCAGGATCATCCGTACCGGCTGGCCGACGAGGTCTTCGGCATCGGCTTTCTGACCGCCGACGAGATCGCGCAGGCGCAGGGCGTGCCCTACGACGACGCCTTCCGCATCGGCGCGGGCATTCGGCATGTGCTGAGCGAGGCCGCCAACGACGGGCATTGCTACCTGCCGCGCGACGAGCTGCTGCCGCGTGCGGCGCGCATCCTCCAGGTGGACGAGGCGGCGGTTCTGGCGACGCTCCAAAATATCGACGCGGCTGGCGAGGTCCATGTGGATGATGTCGATGGCGTGCCCGCGATCTACCTGCTGCCGTTCTATCGCGCCGAGCTGGGCGTTGCCAACTCGATCCGCATCATTCAGTCGACGCCGTCGCCGCTGTTGCAGCAATCCCGGCGCATGGACTGGGCGCGGCTCTGGGATCAGCTTGCGGCGGAGAGCGGCTTTCGGCTGACCGAGAAGCAGCAGGCGGCGGTCAAAGCGGCGCTCTCGACCAAGCTGCTGGTGCTGACGGGCGGGCCGGGCACGGGCAAGACCTCGACCATGCGCGCGATCATCGTGCTGCTGGAGAAGCTCAATAAGCGCTACGTGCTGGCATCGCCGACGGGCCGCGCCGCCAAGCGGCTGAGCGAGGCCACCGGCGCGGAGGCTAAGACGATCCATCGTCTGCTTGAGTACTCGCCGATCGGCGGGGGCGGCCAGCAGTTCAAGCGCGACCGCGATAATCCGCTGCCGTGCGATATGCTGGTGGTCGACGAGGCTTCGATGCTCGATGTGCTGCTCTGCAACAGCCTGCTGAAGGCCGTGCCGCCCAGCGCGCATGTGCTCTTCGTCGGCGATGTCGATCAACTGCCATCGGTCGGGCCGGGCAACGTCCTGCACGATCTGATCGAAAGCTGGGCGGTGACGACGGTCCAGCTCGATCGCGTCTTTCGGCAGGCGGAGGGATCGGGCATTATCACCAACGCCCATCGCATCAACCACGGCGAGCAGCCGCAACTGCGCGGCCTTGACGATTTCTTTTTCTTTCCGCGTCCGCAGCCCGACGCTTGCGCCGAGCTGGTCGTCGATCTGGTCTGCAACCGCATTCCGCGCCGCTTTGGCTGCGATCCGCGCCGCGCGATCCAGGTGCTCTCGCCGATGCATCGCGGTCCAGCGGGCGTTCAGTCGCTTAACAAGCTGCTGCAAGAGGCGCTCAATCCGCCGCACCCGACCAAGACCGAGCGCACCTGGGGCGAGACGATCTTTCGCCTGGGCGATCGGGTGATGCAGGTGCGCAACAACTACGATCTCGACGTGTACAACGGCGATGTCGGCGAGATTGTCTCGATCGATCGTGATGATCAGAAGCTAACCGTGCGCTTCGAGGAGGCGCGCGGCGCTCGTGAGGTCAGCTACGACTGGGCCTACCTCGACGAGTTGCAGCTAGCCTATGCGCTCAGCATTCACAAATCGCAGGGCGGCGAGTATCCTGTGGTGGTCGTGCCGCTGCTCAGGCAGCACTTTGTGCTCTTGCAGCGCAACCTGCTCTACACTGCGATTACCCGCGCGAAGCATACCGTGGTGCTGGTCGGCGACCAGCAGGCGATCGAGATTGCGGTCGAGAATAACCGCGTCGCGCAGCGCTACACCGGCTTGCAGCGCCGCCTGCGGGTGTAA